From the Streptomyces sp. KMM 9044 genome, one window contains:
- a CDS encoding DUF317 domain-containing protein, giving the protein MKKKQWQGWGPGEQAEQHYLVQPRALAGGGDVRHVSEFLRASGWRDKSKTGGPLLMESPDRAVRVAYDPYVLPGGWTIHGRANGANAEWSAHLGRQTPVEIVAGLTDALTRPRSAHAPNAWAPLQEQNWHTRFEGQDYTATSPDGTAWMQYHQGVNGSAMWWTGAQDKQGNGWTAHFTPNTPMHLVQAFSAELAGPDPVMRPRGRVPHSAQIRTWSVSVKPSQLSAWQQARITAARAATWARNTAGSTRPRTTARPYTPAGGARTRR; this is encoded by the coding sequence GTGAAGAAGAAGCAGTGGCAGGGTTGGGGGCCGGGCGAGCAGGCCGAGCAGCACTACCTCGTCCAGCCCCGTGCCCTGGCCGGCGGGGGCGATGTCCGGCACGTCTCGGAGTTTTTGCGCGCCTCGGGCTGGCGAGACAAGTCCAAAACGGGGGGCCCGCTGCTCATGGAGAGCCCGGACCGCGCCGTCCGTGTCGCCTACGACCCCTACGTCCTGCCCGGTGGATGGACCATTCACGGCCGGGCAAACGGGGCGAACGCCGAGTGGTCTGCGCACTTGGGCCGGCAGACTCCGGTGGAGATCGTCGCCGGTCTGACCGACGCCCTCACTCGTCCCCGCTCCGCACACGCCCCCAACGCCTGGGCACCTCTGCAGGAGCAGAACTGGCACACGCGCTTCGAGGGCCAGGACTATACGGCGACCAGCCCCGACGGCACCGCATGGATGCAGTACCACCAGGGCGTCAACGGCTCGGCGATGTGGTGGACCGGAGCGCAGGACAAACAGGGCAACGGCTGGACTGCCCACTTCACGCCGAACACACCGATGCACCTGGTCCAAGCCTTCTCAGCCGAACTCGCCGGCCCGGACCCCGTGATGCGCCCACGCGGACGCGTCCCCCACAGCGCCCAGATCCGTACCTGGTCGGTCTCCGTCAAGCCCTCTCAGCTCAGCGCGTGGCAACAGGCCCGGATCACCGCTGCCCGCGCCGCTACCTGGGCTCGCAACACCGCCGGAAGCACCCGGCCACGCACCACCGCCCGTCCCTACACCCCGGCCGGCGGCGCCCGGACCCGCCGCTGA
- a CDS encoding DUF317 domain-containing protein, translated as MPLSERQLDAFADKHAGQIPFDTSPRHLAGPGDARHVTHGLAAAGWATVSDPLSAEIVMASPDHRYRLQFDPQSATSVWWRLRAAPGGNDHGWYAEFGELVPAEVLAGLTDALIAPSSPQSNPWQPVTSAGWQHDDAGTALSPDSLCRIEHRPMSEFHERPSWHIEVRTNSDESFPGPRIWHAYLDEHVPDHLVGAFLGALADLRPLQRGMFDRTAHHRAVQEPSPMRPQQVVDAHTARVKTIRAQARAGRRQQTAPATAPAPTTAVQPAARR; from the coding sequence GTGCCGTTGAGCGAGCGCCAGCTCGACGCCTTCGCCGACAAGCACGCTGGGCAGATCCCCTTCGACACCAGCCCTCGTCACCTCGCCGGTCCGGGCGACGCCCGCCATGTCACCCATGGCCTGGCCGCGGCCGGATGGGCCACGGTCTCCGACCCGCTGAGCGCCGAGATCGTGATGGCCAGCCCCGATCACCGCTACCGCCTGCAGTTCGACCCGCAGTCTGCCACCTCCGTCTGGTGGCGGCTGCGGGCCGCCCCCGGCGGCAACGACCATGGCTGGTACGCCGAGTTCGGTGAACTCGTGCCAGCCGAGGTCCTCGCCGGCCTCACCGACGCCCTCATCGCACCATCCTCACCCCAGTCGAACCCCTGGCAGCCGGTGACCAGCGCAGGCTGGCAGCACGACGATGCCGGGACAGCGCTCTCTCCGGACTCGCTGTGCCGCATCGAACACCGCCCCATGAGTGAGTTCCATGAACGGCCGTCCTGGCACATCGAGGTCAGGACAAACAGCGACGAATCATTCCCGGGCCCGCGGATCTGGCACGCCTACCTCGACGAGCACGTTCCCGATCACCTGGTCGGCGCCTTCCTCGGTGCCCTGGCCGACCTCCGGCCCCTGCAGCGCGGCATGTTCGACCGCACCGCTCACCACCGAGCCGTCCAGGAGCCTAGTCCGATGCGCCCACAGCAGGTAGTCGACGCGCACACCGCCCGGGTGAAGACGATCCGAGCACAGGCCCGCGCCGGGCGCCGTCAGCAGACCGCCCCCGCGACAGCCCCGGCGCCCACCACCGCCGTCCAGCCGGCCGCCCGCCGTTGA
- a CDS encoding DUF317 domain-containing protein: MPDGPANVDISYIAPRHLAGGGDPAWITVPLHRACGWSYGHDPLMPRVLLSSPDQKALLRLEPDPDGPWWTLQHAPAPDRPAWFACFDARTPVEMIAAFTDALTDPTAGQADNWDPQEPLLTAGWSPAYSHHRLASPDGTVRVEADETTGAWWVDTALRDFRTLLWQAHFSEHTPPHLITAFTAALTDPRPVPRTAGPSSLPTRNPDLITLSPREVPAKQVAGALEERIRSLAARRSGPPATSTHPPQRPQAERHRLR, encoded by the coding sequence ATGCCCGACGGCCCCGCCAACGTCGACATCTCCTACATCGCCCCACGTCACCTGGCCGGCGGCGGCGATCCAGCCTGGATCACCGTCCCCCTCCACCGTGCCTGCGGCTGGAGCTACGGTCACGACCCCCTGATGCCCCGCGTCCTGCTTTCCAGCCCCGACCAGAAGGCCCTCCTGCGGCTGGAGCCCGACCCCGACGGACCGTGGTGGACTCTGCAGCACGCCCCCGCGCCGGACCGGCCCGCCTGGTTCGCCTGCTTCGATGCCCGCACCCCCGTCGAAATGATCGCTGCGTTCACCGATGCGCTGACCGACCCCACTGCCGGCCAGGCAGACAACTGGGATCCGCAGGAACCGCTTCTGACAGCGGGCTGGTCTCCGGCCTACAGCCACCACCGGCTCGCCTCACCCGACGGCACCGTCCGCGTCGAGGCCGACGAGACAACCGGAGCCTGGTGGGTCGACACCGCCCTCCGCGACTTCCGGACTCTCCTATGGCAAGCCCACTTCAGCGAGCACACCCCACCGCACCTGATCACCGCGTTCACCGCCGCGCTCACCGACCCCCGACCGGTGCCGCGCACCGCAGGCCCCTCCAGCCTCCCGACTCGCAACCCGGACCTCATCACCCTCTCTCCCCGGGAGGTACCCGCCAAGCAGGTCGCCGGCGCCCTGGAAGAACGCATCCGCTCCCTCGCCGCACGCCGATCCGGCCCGCCGGCGACGAGTACGCATCCTCCGCAACGGCCGCAGGCCGAGCGCCACCGCCTGCGCTGA
- a CDS encoding type IV secretory system conjugative DNA transfer family protein — MPPSSSSSNTDGYDLVLRLLLGVLAVVVPLSHLAWLCGNLTASLTGGSWAPYQPTNALLRPEQVWPEAGGNALLIGARIVPVLLLLALGVTVVALWLRHKNRGGGRKKITGMAKARDIEPLMAKAITDKARSLRPSLKDAKHIEARDTGILLGNLQNTRHEVRMGYEDVAVAIMAPRSGKTTSLAIPSMLAAPGPVLLTSNKAAGDAFTATYEARSRVGQVWSMDPQQIAHAAREMWWNPLASAKTLDGANRLAGHFLAASVDASQQGDFWSKAGSNILSQLLLAAALDERPITDIMQWLAFPADRTPLDILRDHDFAAVAAQLKGTVEGPPETRDGIYETARQYAAALLNNEIAAWVTPQKDVPEFRPSEFVTSTDTLFLLSKDGGGGASALIAACADSIMRAATAQAERAGGRLDPPMLAILDEAANVCKISDLPDLYSHLGSRGIIPITILQSYRQGQKVWGDAGMDAMWSASTVKVIGSGIDDPDFADKLSRLIGDHDVETTSTSHSESGKSTSVSMRQERILPADAIRALPKGTALCFATGMRAAMLDLRPWYREPGAEELSAASARASKAITARAVAKHAPTQSDFRKAV, encoded by the coding sequence TTGCCCCCTTCCTCCTCCAGCAGCAACACCGACGGATACGACCTCGTCCTGCGCCTCCTGCTCGGCGTGCTCGCCGTCGTCGTCCCCCTGTCCCACCTGGCCTGGCTGTGCGGCAACCTCACCGCCTCCCTCACCGGAGGCAGCTGGGCCCCCTACCAGCCGACCAACGCCTTGCTTCGCCCCGAGCAGGTCTGGCCCGAGGCCGGGGGGAACGCCCTGCTCATCGGGGCACGCATCGTTCCCGTTCTGCTCCTCCTGGCTCTCGGGGTGACGGTGGTCGCCCTGTGGCTCCGGCACAAGAACCGCGGCGGCGGCCGGAAGAAGATCACCGGCATGGCCAAGGCCAGGGACATCGAGCCCTTGATGGCCAAGGCGATCACCGACAAGGCCCGCTCGCTGCGTCCGAGCCTGAAAGACGCTAAGCACATCGAAGCCCGTGACACCGGCATCCTCCTGGGCAACTTGCAGAACACCCGCCACGAGGTGCGCATGGGCTACGAAGATGTGGCCGTCGCCATCATGGCGCCCCGCTCGGGCAAGACCACCTCGCTCGCCATCCCCTCGATGCTGGCCGCGCCCGGCCCCGTCCTCCTGACCTCGAACAAGGCCGCAGGCGACGCATTCACCGCCACATACGAGGCCCGCTCCCGCGTCGGGCAGGTGTGGTCGATGGACCCGCAGCAGATCGCGCACGCCGCACGCGAGATGTGGTGGAACCCCCTCGCCAGCGCGAAAACCCTGGACGGGGCGAACCGGCTCGCCGGACACTTCCTCGCTGCCTCGGTGGACGCCTCCCAGCAGGGCGACTTCTGGTCCAAGGCCGGCAGCAACATCCTGTCCCAACTGCTGCTGGCCGCAGCGCTCGACGAGCGGCCCATCACCGACATCATGCAGTGGCTCGCCTTCCCCGCCGACCGCACCCCGCTCGACATCCTCCGCGACCATGACTTCGCCGCTGTCGCAGCACAGCTCAAGGGCACCGTCGAGGGCCCCCCGGAGACGCGCGACGGCATCTACGAGACCGCCCGCCAGTACGCCGCCGCACTGTTGAACAACGAGATCGCCGCCTGGGTCACCCCGCAGAAGGACGTTCCCGAGTTCCGCCCCTCGGAGTTCGTCACCTCCACCGACACGCTGTTCCTGCTGAGCAAGGACGGCGGAGGCGGGGCCTCGGCACTGATCGCCGCGTGCGCGGACTCCATCATGCGCGCGGCCACCGCCCAGGCCGAACGCGCCGGCGGACGCCTGGACCCGCCCATGCTGGCGATCCTCGACGAGGCCGCCAACGTGTGCAAGATCAGCGACCTGCCGGACCTGTACTCCCACCTCGGCAGCCGCGGAATCATCCCGATCACCATCCTCCAGTCCTACCGCCAGGGTCAGAAGGTCTGGGGAGACGCGGGCATGGACGCCATGTGGTCCGCGTCGACCGTCAAGGTCATCGGCTCTGGTATCGATGACCCCGACTTCGCGGACAAGCTCAGTCGCTTGATCGGCGACCACGACGTGGAGACCACGTCCACCTCTCACTCGGAGTCCGGGAAGTCGACCTCGGTGAGCATGCGCCAGGAGCGGATCCTGCCCGCCGACGCGATCCGTGCCCTGCCCAAGGGCACCGCGCTGTGCTTCGCCACCGGCATGCGCGCCGCGATGCTCGACCTGCGGCCGTGGTACCGGGAGCCGGGAGCGGAGGAGTTGTCCGCGGCGTCCGCCCGCGCGTCGAAGGCGATCACCGCGCGCGCCGTCGCGAAGCACGCGCCGACCCAGTCCGACTTCAGGAAAGCCGTGTGA
- a CDS encoding XF1762 family protein — MSDTPLHLAPVRSREAKDFVRAWHRHHPPPAGQIFAVGAADETGTLRAVAIVGRPVARHLDDGATLEVTRTATDGARNANSLLYGAAWRAAKALGYRRLVTYTQDGESGASLRGAGWRVIASRPPRAG; from the coding sequence GTGAGCGACACCCCGCTGCACCTGGCACCGGTCCGCTCCCGTGAGGCGAAGGACTTCGTGCGGGCCTGGCACCGCCACCACCCGCCGCCCGCGGGACAGATCTTCGCGGTCGGCGCCGCCGACGAGACCGGCACGCTGCGCGCCGTGGCCATCGTCGGCCGGCCGGTGGCCCGTCACCTGGACGACGGCGCCACCCTCGAAGTCACCCGGACCGCGACCGACGGCGCCCGCAACGCCAACTCACTGCTCTACGGTGCCGCGTGGCGGGCGGCGAAAGCCCTCGGCTACAGGCGACTGGTCACCTACACGCAGGACGGCGAGAGCGGCGCATCACTGCGCGGCGCCGGGTGGCGCGTCATCGCCAGCCGGCCGCCCCGCGCCGGCTGA